The segment TTTACCAATCACACATGTTTCTTTCTTCAAGTGTTGAGAATATCATGATGGACCTAAGAAACCGTACGGTATATAAAGAAAATGTATCTTATAAGTTAACGCCTACAGAGTTCAATCTACTTGAATATTTCTTGAATCATAAAACACATTGGTTATGCGTGAAGATTTATTGCGCGCTGTATGGGCTGAAGAACCGACAGCTGACAATATCCGAAAGGTTGATGTTCATCTTAAAAATTTAAGAACTAAAATGGGAATCTTTTCGATTGTTTCAGTAAGAGGGGCTGGATATAAGTGGAATGAAGGCTCTAAACGAAGTACGTGGGTCGGGGTTGTTTAACACTTGCCTATGCCGTGCTCATCGTTGTATACATTCTTAATCTTGTGAATTTCCCTCAACGCTATCAAGGAAAAGAATACCGTGCACCAAATGGAACAACGTATTAGT is part of the Erysipelothrix piscisicarius genome and harbors:
- a CDS encoding winged helix-turn-helix domain-containing protein yields the protein MREDLLRAVWAEEPTADNIRKVDVHLKNLRTKMGIFSIVSVRGAGYKWNEGSKRSTWVGVV